ATTCAACCACTGAACTTATATTTTCATCCTTATTGTATGTGATAAAAATAGGCATGGCGTTGTTCTTTATCTTATATCCGCCGATGTTGAGAGGAATCTCATAACTGTCCCAATTCAACAGACGGACCACGTCCATCCTAGTATATCTCTCGTAAAGTTTGAAGGCTCCGTCCGTCTGTTTGTTGTATTCCGTAGAAAAAATCATCAAACCGCATTCAACGGCGTCTTCCGCATATGATCTGAATTCATGGTTTTTGAGACAATGATCGAAGTAATCTGACCTTATCAGGATCTCCCCGCTCATCCCTATGAATTATTTCATACCTGTGATGAAGGGAATCTAACTCGGATATAGCAAAACAGAGTGATTTTATTTCCGCCGAAATCTCCTGAATTGAGCTATGCATCCGATGAACACCGATTGACGAGTTCGAGGCGCTCGGGTCTTTGACCCCGAACGCCTCGGATGTATCCCTCGCGCGCTTGGCCTTCTAGGAACTGACGTTCGCTCCGTGGCTTTGACGAACCCGTACGTCGCGGCGGACATCAGCGCGTTCTCCACAGC
The DNA window shown above is from Methanomassiliicoccaceae archaeon and carries:
- a CDS encoding DUF3427 domain-containing protein, which translates into the protein MSGEILIRSDYFDHCLKNHEFRSYAEDAVECGLMIFSTEYNKQTDGAFKLYERYTRMDVVRLLNWDSYEIPLNIGGYKIKNNAMPIFITYNKDENISSVVEYKDAFIDPGTMQWMSKHSRTMESPEIKRIIGSDEAGISNYLFVKRSDSDDNADFYYLGRVHIKGASDDTDLDEDGKEYNVVKFKLGLEHPVRNDIYEYLTA